One genomic segment of Nonomuraea coxensis DSM 45129 includes these proteins:
- a CDS encoding nucleotidyltransferase family protein, translating into MAGLLLAAGRGERLGTPKALVEYGGERLLDRGVRLLAEGGCHPVVVVLGAADAPVSGAVAVRNPGWASGMGSSLRAGLAALPEEAEAVVIALVDQPLIRPGAVRALIDARAGLAVATYGGRRRNPVLIAREHFAEVAERAVGDVGARAFVKAHPELVTEVPCDGHGDPADIDTPQDLALLDPGTPDLGGERR; encoded by the coding sequence ATCGCGGGGCTGCTGCTCGCGGCCGGGCGCGGCGAACGGCTCGGCACCCCGAAGGCGCTCGTCGAGTACGGCGGCGAGCGCCTGCTCGACCGGGGCGTGCGCCTGCTGGCGGAGGGCGGCTGCCATCCGGTCGTGGTGGTGCTGGGCGCGGCCGACGCGCCGGTGAGCGGGGCGGTCGCCGTGCGCAACCCCGGCTGGGCCTCCGGCATGGGCTCGTCCCTGCGGGCCGGCCTGGCCGCGCTGCCCGAGGAGGCGGAGGCCGTGGTGATCGCGCTGGTGGACCAGCCGCTGATCCGGCCGGGCGCGGTGCGCGCGCTGATCGACGCCCGCGCCGGGCTGGCCGTCGCCACGTACGGGGGCCGGCGCAGGAACCCGGTGCTCATCGCCCGCGAGCACTTCGCCGAGGTGGCCGAGCGCGCGGTGGGGGACGTCGGCGCCCGCGCGTTCGTCAAGGCCCATCCGGAACTGGTCACCGAGGTGCCGTGCGACGGCCACGGCGACCCCGCCGACATCGACACGCCGCAGGACCTCGCCCTGCTGGACCCCGGCACGCCGGACCTCGGCGGGGAGCGTCGTTAG
- a CDS encoding endonuclease/exonuclease/phosphatase family protein, whose product MLSRVVMVLSAVVAAALAGHRLIPSLGGFTPVLESLLPWIGLAVPVLLLAAALARSTVAAAAALVPGVVWAAMFGSTLLRTPPGGASDLSVGTVNVGVRNDASGEAVRAVAKDLDLLAAQELTPGGPAAKQLNKMFKYHYPVSTVGLWSRYPLTRTEPLDVGMGWPRALRAVATTPKGKVTVYVMHLASARPGHTASRDASLARARALVDADPSRRILLLGDLNTATTDRNLRGLTPPLTDAQSVAGDGFGFTWPAEFPVTRPDHILFKGMEATEAGVAPATGSDHRAAIASFRF is encoded by the coding sequence GTGCTGAGTCGCGTTGTCATGGTGCTGTCGGCGGTCGTGGCCGCGGCTCTGGCGGGTCATCGGCTGATCCCCTCGCTCGGCGGGTTCACCCCCGTCCTGGAGAGCCTGCTGCCCTGGATCGGGCTGGCCGTGCCGGTGCTGCTGCTCGCCGCCGCGCTCGCGCGGTCCACCGTGGCCGCCGCGGCCGCGCTGGTGCCGGGGGTGGTGTGGGCGGCGATGTTCGGCTCGACGCTGCTGCGCACGCCGCCCGGCGGGGCCAGCGACCTGTCCGTGGGCACGGTCAACGTCGGGGTGCGCAACGACGCCTCCGGCGAGGCCGTACGCGCCGTCGCCAAAGATCTCGACCTGCTGGCCGCCCAGGAGCTGACGCCCGGAGGCCCGGCCGCCAAGCAGCTCAACAAGATGTTCAAGTACCACTACCCGGTCAGCACGGTCGGCCTGTGGAGCCGCTACCCGCTCACCCGCACCGAACCGCTGGACGTCGGCATGGGCTGGCCGCGCGCCCTGCGCGCCGTCGCCACCACCCCCAAGGGCAAGGTCACGGTCTACGTCATGCACCTCGCCTCGGCCCGCCCCGGCCACACCGCCTCCCGCGACGCCTCGCTGGCCCGCGCCCGCGCTCTGGTCGACGCCGACCCGAGCCGGCGCATCCTGCTGCTCGGCGACCTCAACACCGCCACCACCGACCGCAACCTGCGCGGCCTCACCCCGCCGCTCACCGACGCGCAGAGCGTGGCGGGCGACGGGTTCGGCTTCACCTGGCCGGCCGAGTTCCCGGTCACCCGGCCCGACCACATCCTGTTCAAGGGGATGGAGGCCACCGAGGCCGGCGTCGCCCCGGCGACGGGCAGCGACCACCGCGCGGCGATCGCCTCGTTCCGCTTCTAA